A stretch of Arachis hypogaea cultivar Tifrunner chromosome 15, arahy.Tifrunner.gnm2.J5K5, whole genome shotgun sequence DNA encodes these proteins:
- the LOC112750047 gene encoding WAT1-related protein At3g28050 isoform X3: MVNKNVLPFVGMVMVVMSQSGGMVINKAAMSDGMNKYVMLLYSYVISTFLLLPFPILHYFSRSDERTTTLTFSSLWSFFLLGLIGCSGQILSYVGIELSSPTLASAMLNLIPAFTFLLALIFRMEEACWRDLRTQAKVLGTAVSIGGAFVVIFFKGPAILNNTQSTTLSLQFSQQVNWILGGFFCACDSFLGALWYIYQSLFSTLECALFALFAVRDAEAWLLKLHTGWLAMLYQGIGANVIRFILLTWCVRRAGPLFCSMFKPVGIIFTVFMGAIFLGDHFYLGSLVGAVIIVVGFYVVMWGKAAQEDKVDIHYLESASCNNNVPLLQKNTA; encoded by the exons ATGGTGAACAAAAATGTGCTCCCATTTGTGGGAATGGTGATGGTTGTTATGTCACAGAGTGGGGGAATGGTGATAAACAAAGCCGCTATGAGTGATGGAATGAATAAGTATGTCATGCTTCTCTATTCTTACGTCATCTCCACCTTCCTGCTCCTCCCCTTTCCAATCCTTCACTACTTCAG caGATCTGATGAGCGTACTACTACGCTCACGTTCTCCTCACTATGGAGCTTCTTTTTGCTTGGTTTGATTGG ATGCTCAGGGCAGATATTGAGTTATGTTGGCATAGAACTTAGCTCACCGACTCTTGCTTCCGCCATGCTTAACCTCATACCTGCTTTCACTTTTCTACTAGCTCTTATTTTCAG GATGGAAGAAGCATGTTGGAGAGATTTGAGGACTCAAGCTAAAGTGTTAGGCACTGCAGTGTCAATTGGAGGAGCATTTGTTGTGATATTTTTCAAGGGTCCAGCAATCTTGAATAATACACAGTCCACCACACTCTCACTTCAATTTTCACAGCAAGTGAATTGGATCTTAGGAGGATTCTTCTGTGCTTGTGATTCTTTCTTAGGTGCCCTTTGGTATATTTATCAg AGCTTATTTTCAACGTTGGAGTGTGCATTATTTGCGTTGTTTGCAGTTAGAGATGCAGAGGCATGGTTGCTCAAGCTTCATACAGGTTGGCTTGCCATGCTATATCAG GGAATAGGCGCAAACGTGATACGGTtcatcttattgacatggtgcgTGAGAAGAGCAGGGCCTCTGTTTTGCTCCATGTTTAAGCCAGTGGGAATCATCTTCACTGTTTTCATGGGTGCAATCTTCTTGGGGGATCATTTTTACCTTGGAAG TTTGGTTGGTGCGGTTATAATTGTAGTAGGGTTTTATGTTGTGATGTGGGGAAAGGCCGCTCAAGAGGACAAGGTTGACATTCACTACTTGGAATCAGCATCTTGTAATAATAATGTTCCCCTCTTGCAAAAAAACACCGCGTAG
- the LOC112750047 gene encoding WAT1-related protein At5g40240 isoform X1, with the protein MVNKNVLPFVGMVMVVMSQSGGMVINKAAMSDGMNKYVMLLYSYVISTFLLLPFPILHYFSRSDERTTTLTFSSLWSFFLLGLIGCSGQILSYVGIELSSPTLASAMLNLIPAFTFLLALIFRMEEACWRDLRTQAKVLGTAVSIGGAFVVIFFKGPAILNNTQSTTLSLQFSQQVNWILGGFFCACDSFLGALWYIYQTSIAKKCPELMVMVFFQSLFSTLECALFALFAVRDAEAWLLKLHTGWLAMLYQGIGANVIRFILLTWCVRRAGPLFCSMFKPVGIIFTVFMGAIFLGDHFYLGSLVGAVIIVVGFYVVMWGKAAQEDKVDIHYLESASCNNNVPLLQKNTA; encoded by the exons ATGGTGAACAAAAATGTGCTCCCATTTGTGGGAATGGTGATGGTTGTTATGTCACAGAGTGGGGGAATGGTGATAAACAAAGCCGCTATGAGTGATGGAATGAATAAGTATGTCATGCTTCTCTATTCTTACGTCATCTCCACCTTCCTGCTCCTCCCCTTTCCAATCCTTCACTACTTCAG caGATCTGATGAGCGTACTACTACGCTCACGTTCTCCTCACTATGGAGCTTCTTTTTGCTTGGTTTGATTGG ATGCTCAGGGCAGATATTGAGTTATGTTGGCATAGAACTTAGCTCACCGACTCTTGCTTCCGCCATGCTTAACCTCATACCTGCTTTCACTTTTCTACTAGCTCTTATTTTCAG GATGGAAGAAGCATGTTGGAGAGATTTGAGGACTCAAGCTAAAGTGTTAGGCACTGCAGTGTCAATTGGAGGAGCATTTGTTGTGATATTTTTCAAGGGTCCAGCAATCTTGAATAATACACAGTCCACCACACTCTCACTTCAATTTTCACAGCAAGTGAATTGGATCTTAGGAGGATTCTTCTGTGCTTGTGATTCTTTCTTAGGTGCCCTTTGGTATATTTATCAg ACTTCAATTGCAAAGAAATGCCCTGAATTAATGGTGATGGTGTTCTTCCAGAGCTTATTTTCAACGTTGGAGTGTGCATTATTTGCGTTGTTTGCAGTTAGAGATGCAGAGGCATGGTTGCTCAAGCTTCATACAGGTTGGCTTGCCATGCTATATCAG GGAATAGGCGCAAACGTGATACGGTtcatcttattgacatggtgcgTGAGAAGAGCAGGGCCTCTGTTTTGCTCCATGTTTAAGCCAGTGGGAATCATCTTCACTGTTTTCATGGGTGCAATCTTCTTGGGGGATCATTTTTACCTTGGAAG TTTGGTTGGTGCGGTTATAATTGTAGTAGGGTTTTATGTTGTGATGTGGGGAAAGGCCGCTCAAGAGGACAAGGTTGACATTCACTACTTGGAATCAGCATCTTGTAATAATAATGTTCCCCTCTTGCAAAAAAACACCGCGTAG
- the LOC112750047 gene encoding WAT1-related protein At5g40240 isoform X2, whose translation MVNKNVLPFVGMVMVVMSQSGGMVINKAAMSDGMNKYVMLLYSYVISTFLLLPFPILHYFRSDERTTTLTFSSLWSFFLLGLIGCSGQILSYVGIELSSPTLASAMLNLIPAFTFLLALIFRMEEACWRDLRTQAKVLGTAVSIGGAFVVIFFKGPAILNNTQSTTLSLQFSQQVNWILGGFFCACDSFLGALWYIYQTSIAKKCPELMVMVFFQSLFSTLECALFALFAVRDAEAWLLKLHTGWLAMLYQGIGANVIRFILLTWCVRRAGPLFCSMFKPVGIIFTVFMGAIFLGDHFYLGSLVGAVIIVVGFYVVMWGKAAQEDKVDIHYLESASCNNNVPLLQKNTA comes from the exons ATGGTGAACAAAAATGTGCTCCCATTTGTGGGAATGGTGATGGTTGTTATGTCACAGAGTGGGGGAATGGTGATAAACAAAGCCGCTATGAGTGATGGAATGAATAAGTATGTCATGCTTCTCTATTCTTACGTCATCTCCACCTTCCTGCTCCTCCCCTTTCCAATCCTTCACTACTTCAG ATCTGATGAGCGTACTACTACGCTCACGTTCTCCTCACTATGGAGCTTCTTTTTGCTTGGTTTGATTGG ATGCTCAGGGCAGATATTGAGTTATGTTGGCATAGAACTTAGCTCACCGACTCTTGCTTCCGCCATGCTTAACCTCATACCTGCTTTCACTTTTCTACTAGCTCTTATTTTCAG GATGGAAGAAGCATGTTGGAGAGATTTGAGGACTCAAGCTAAAGTGTTAGGCACTGCAGTGTCAATTGGAGGAGCATTTGTTGTGATATTTTTCAAGGGTCCAGCAATCTTGAATAATACACAGTCCACCACACTCTCACTTCAATTTTCACAGCAAGTGAATTGGATCTTAGGAGGATTCTTCTGTGCTTGTGATTCTTTCTTAGGTGCCCTTTGGTATATTTATCAg ACTTCAATTGCAAAGAAATGCCCTGAATTAATGGTGATGGTGTTCTTCCAGAGCTTATTTTCAACGTTGGAGTGTGCATTATTTGCGTTGTTTGCAGTTAGAGATGCAGAGGCATGGTTGCTCAAGCTTCATACAGGTTGGCTTGCCATGCTATATCAG GGAATAGGCGCAAACGTGATACGGTtcatcttattgacatggtgcgTGAGAAGAGCAGGGCCTCTGTTTTGCTCCATGTTTAAGCCAGTGGGAATCATCTTCACTGTTTTCATGGGTGCAATCTTCTTGGGGGATCATTTTTACCTTGGAAG TTTGGTTGGTGCGGTTATAATTGTAGTAGGGTTTTATGTTGTGATGTGGGGAAAGGCCGCTCAAGAGGACAAGGTTGACATTCACTACTTGGAATCAGCATCTTGTAATAATAATGTTCCCCTCTTGCAAAAAAACACCGCGTAG
- the LOC112750047 gene encoding WAT1-related protein At5g40240 isoform X4, giving the protein MVNKNVLPFVGMVMVVMSQSGGMVINKAAMSDGMNKYVMLLYSYVISTFLLLPFPILHYFRSDERTTTLTFSSLWSFFLLGLIGCSGQILSYVGIELSSPTLASAMLNLIPAFTFLLALIFRMEEACWRDLRTQAKVLGTAVSIGGAFVVIFFKGPAILNNTQSTTLSLQFSQQVNWILGGFFCACDSFLGALWYIYQSLFSTLECALFALFAVRDAEAWLLKLHTGWLAMLYQGIGANVIRFILLTWCVRRAGPLFCSMFKPVGIIFTVFMGAIFLGDHFYLGSLVGAVIIVVGFYVVMWGKAAQEDKVDIHYLESASCNNNVPLLQKNTA; this is encoded by the exons ATGGTGAACAAAAATGTGCTCCCATTTGTGGGAATGGTGATGGTTGTTATGTCACAGAGTGGGGGAATGGTGATAAACAAAGCCGCTATGAGTGATGGAATGAATAAGTATGTCATGCTTCTCTATTCTTACGTCATCTCCACCTTCCTGCTCCTCCCCTTTCCAATCCTTCACTACTTCAG ATCTGATGAGCGTACTACTACGCTCACGTTCTCCTCACTATGGAGCTTCTTTTTGCTTGGTTTGATTGG ATGCTCAGGGCAGATATTGAGTTATGTTGGCATAGAACTTAGCTCACCGACTCTTGCTTCCGCCATGCTTAACCTCATACCTGCTTTCACTTTTCTACTAGCTCTTATTTTCAG GATGGAAGAAGCATGTTGGAGAGATTTGAGGACTCAAGCTAAAGTGTTAGGCACTGCAGTGTCAATTGGAGGAGCATTTGTTGTGATATTTTTCAAGGGTCCAGCAATCTTGAATAATACACAGTCCACCACACTCTCACTTCAATTTTCACAGCAAGTGAATTGGATCTTAGGAGGATTCTTCTGTGCTTGTGATTCTTTCTTAGGTGCCCTTTGGTATATTTATCAg AGCTTATTTTCAACGTTGGAGTGTGCATTATTTGCGTTGTTTGCAGTTAGAGATGCAGAGGCATGGTTGCTCAAGCTTCATACAGGTTGGCTTGCCATGCTATATCAG GGAATAGGCGCAAACGTGATACGGTtcatcttattgacatggtgcgTGAGAAGAGCAGGGCCTCTGTTTTGCTCCATGTTTAAGCCAGTGGGAATCATCTTCACTGTTTTCATGGGTGCAATCTTCTTGGGGGATCATTTTTACCTTGGAAG TTTGGTTGGTGCGGTTATAATTGTAGTAGGGTTTTATGTTGTGATGTGGGGAAAGGCCGCTCAAGAGGACAAGGTTGACATTCACTACTTGGAATCAGCATCTTGTAATAATAATGTTCCCCTCTTGCAAAAAAACACCGCGTAG
- the LOC140179177 gene encoding uncharacterized mitochondrial protein AtMg00810-like yields the protein MAQEFELSDMGLMSYYLGIEVKQMQDGIFISQQAYARELLKKLNMLDCNPTNTPMECGVKLSKEKGVRKVDRTLFRSLVGSLRYLTCTRPDILFSVGLISRYMENSTETYMKAANRNLRYLRGTLEYGMFYSTLDEFKLMDNCDSDYAGDIDDRKSTTGFVFFLGNNAISWCSKKQPIVTLSTCEAEYVAATACACHAIWLKILLKELHFEQAESTKIMMDNKSAIALAKNPLFHDRSKHIETKYHFIRQCIENMHVEVQYVKSLDQVADIFTKPLKYDASQKVKDYDWSRKIIKFKGEC from the coding sequence ATGGCTCAAGAATTTGAGTTGAGTGATATGGGACTAATGTCTTATTATTTGGGAATTGAAGTGAAACAAATGCAGGATGGAATTTTCATCTCACAACAGGCTTATGCAAGAGAGCTATTGAAGAAACTCAACATGCTAGACTGCAATCCTACCAATACACCTATGGAGTGTGGAGTCAAACTTTCCAAAGAGAAAGGTGTAAGAAAAGTTGATCGAACATTATTCAGAAGTCTCGTAGGGAGTTTAAGGTATTTGACCTGTACTAGACCTgacattttattttcagttgggtTAATTAGTCGTTACATGGAGAATTCAACAGAAACCTATATGAAGGCAGCCAACAGAAATCTTCGCTATCTTAGAGGCACTCTTGAGTATGGCATGTTTTATTCAACTTTAGATGAATTCAAATTAATGGACAATTGTGATAGTGATTATGCTGGGGATATTGACGACAGGAAGAGTACTACtggctttgttttctttttaggaAATAATGCAATTTCTTGGTGTTCAAAGAAACAACCTATAGTCACTCTTTCAACTTGTGAAGCTGAATATGTTGCTGCCACTGCCTGTGCATGTCATGCAATTTGGCTGAAGATACTACTGAAGGAACTTCATTTTGAGCAAGCTGAATCCACCAAGATCATGATGGACAATAAGTCAGCGATTGCCCTAGCAAAGAATCCACTGTTTCATGACAGAAGCAAGCACATAGAAACAAAGTATCATTTCATTCGACAATGTATTGAGAACATGCATGTGGAGGTTCAGTATGTGAAATCACTTGATCAAGTTGCTGACATTTTCACAAAACCTCTTAAATATGATGCTTCTCAAAAAGTTAAGGATTATGATTGGAGTCGGAAAATTATCAAGTTTAAGGGAGAATGTTAA